The DNA sequence AATGGTCAGCCGGATGTGTCACCAGTTTATCGCCGCTTACGATGAAGATATTAGATGAGCTGCCCTCGGTCACTGTATGGCCCCGATGCTGGATGGCTTCAAAGCACCCAGACTGGGCTGCCTTCTGCTTGGCCAGCAAATTGCCAAGCAGGTTAAGGCTTTTAATATCGCAGCGGAGCCAGCGGATATCTTCAGTCAGTATTGCCTTGATCCCCGATTTCATATTCTCCTCCGGCCGCGCAGCTTCACGGGTATAGGCTACGAAAGCGGCAGGGACTTCACTGCCCGGAAAGGCGTGATTCCTTGGCGAAATGCCCCTTGAATACTGAAGGTAGACTGTTCCGAAACCAATTTTGTTCTTCCCGATCAGCTGTTCCAGTTTCGTTTTTAGCTCTTCCTTTGTAAAACCAGGGTTCAGTCCGATCTTTTCACAGCTTTCAGACAGCCTGTTCAGGTGTTCCTCAGCTGTAAACATTTTGCCGTTATATACCCGGATTACTTCATAGACACCATCGCCAAACTGATAGCCTCTGTCTTCAATGTCAACCTTGGCATCTTTGCGTTCAATCAATTCCCCATTCAGGATTGCATATTCCACTTTCGTTCCTCCCCTATACAATATTCAGCCTGTTTCTTTTATTTTGCCAGCTCATAAATAGCCTGTGCATAGATGGCTGCAGCTTTTACAAGGTCCTCAATAAACATATATTCATCCTTCTGGTGGGCAATGTCCTCCCTGTCAGGGAATAATGGACCAAAAGCGACACCGGCCTTCAGGGAACGGGCATACGTTCCTCCCCCGATCGAGATGAGCTTGGCCTCATCTCCAGTCTGCTCCTCATACACTTTTTTCAGCGTCTGGATCAGGAAAGTATCCTCATCCACATGATGGGGCTTGGAATCTGTAAAGTTTTCGAGGCGGAACCCTTCTTTTCCAGCAGCAGCCATGACCGTTTCCTTGGTTAAAGCCATATCATTGGTGACAGGGTAGCGGAGATTCAATCCAAGCCGTCCGCCTTCTGCCTGTGAATAGCTTATCTTTCCAAGATTGATGGTCAGGTCGCCTGTGATATCGTCAGAGTAGGCCGCGCCCAGCTGCCTGCCGCGGGAATCCTTGAAGAAATAGCGGTCAGCAAAGCTGAAAAATTGGGCTGCCTTTGAATCGATTGAAAGCTCTGACAGGAATTTAGCTAAATATAAGCCTGCATTCTTCCCGTTATCAGGCTCCATTCCATGTGCAGAAATTCCTTCAACCTCAAGAATCAACTCACCATTATCCACATGATAGCTGCCTTTCAGGTCATGCTGCTTCTGGAAATCTACAAAACGCTGCAGCACCTCTGTCTGTTCATGATGGACGAGCAGGGATGCTTTGGCATAGTCAGGGACCATGTTGTATCTTCGGCCGGACTGGAATGAAGCAACTTCTGCCTTGACATCGCCATCCTGATTTTCTGCTGTGCTTTCCTGAACAAGGTCAAAGTCGGAAATTCCTTTTTCTGCATAGATGATCGGAAAATCAGCATCTGGGGCGAAGCCGATATCAGGCATCTGCTCGTGCTTGAAATAATGGTCCACACAGCGCCAGTCGCTCTCTTCGTCCGTCCCGACGATCATCCGCACTTTTTTGCTCAGCGGCAGCCCAAGCTCCTTGACTATTTTCATAGCATAATAAGCGGCCATTGTAGGCCCTTTATCATCCAGCGCCCCGCGTGCAAAAATCTTTCCATCCCTTATTTCTGCAGCAAAAGGATCGCTTGTCCATCCGTCACCTTCAGGAACAACATCCACGTGGCAAAGAATCCCGACGATTTCTTCTCCACTCCCAAACTCAATATGTCCAGCAAGATTGCCGGTGTTTTTCACGGAGAATCCGTCCTTGCTGCCCAGCTCCAGCATAAAATCAAGTGCTTCTTTGACTTCTTTTCCCAGAGGGGCATCTTCAGTCGCATTCTCTTCATCAAGAATGCTCCTGATTTGCAGAAGCTTCTGGGTATCAGCCAGGAAAGCCTGCTCACGTTCTTCTATTTCTTTCTGCCAATCAATGTTTTTCATACAAATCCTCCTTATGTACATTCCAAAAGCAGACCGGCTGCATCCGGAATAATTAAACCAATTTCGCTCTTCCATTATAAATCATTTCAATGGAAAACCTTAAATCAAAGAGAAAGGCTGCCAGCAGGCATCTGGCCTGTCAGCCAAAGTCCTCCCGCTGCCGCCAGTATAACAAGAATGATGGACAGAAGAAAGAGAGCCCATACCGCTTTGGTCCTTGCCGAAAAATACGCATCTCTTTCACCGTATTTTTTTGTGAGGGGGTGGGAGATCGTGATTTTTCCCCAAACCATCTGCAGCCAGGAAAACATCATGATGAGGAAGCCGATGGCTATAAGTGTTTTTAACCAGATAGGCGGAATGATGACGATCGCTGCCACTGCAGGTGATATGATTTTTAAATAGTTTCCCCAATAAGACGGGTTGCGCAGGAATACTTTAATGAAAACTTCCAGAAATCCGGCAGAGACCGTCCTTTTTTTAAAGATCCTTTTTGATTGCCTGAACAAAAAAGGCTTTTTTCTTACTGCGGAAGGCGAAGGCATCTCTACCTCATAGGAAAGCTGGAAAATTAAGCCTGTATATTTGACTCGTTCCTCCCTCTCAAATGCCGCTTCAGTATCAAAGGTATGTGTTTTGGACAGATTCCTATTGTATAGGAAGCTTCCCAGGGCAAGCAGCAGAATAGCCGACATATTAAAGGCCAGCAGATTTCCCCCGAGCCACAGGGCAAAAACCAGCTGGACCATCCAGCTTAACAGCACAAAGCTTGCAAGACTGAATAGTATCCTTAAAAGCTTCCCTTCTATCTTCCTCAGATTTTGCTTCAGCCACATAATAAATACTCTGCAGGAAAAGAAAAACAGGAAATAAGAAACGGCATATAGCATTGTAAAGCCGTAGTGCCCTATTAAAAAGGGAAGCAGCAGAATGGCTATGAAGGCTGCCTGGCATGCTCCAGCCAGAAGAGAATAGAAAAAAGCTCCTTTTTTAAGGCCGAAATAAAGCTTCCGGTTTTTAATTAGAAATACCTTATCTGCCTCCTGGATAAAGGTTCGGTAATGGCCGCCCCATGAGGCAATATAGCCTGGAAGGAACAGGAAAGCTGCCGGCACCATTAAAATCCACCCGGGCATTTCTGTCCACCAGGATCTGTATATGAAAAAGGAGATGACTGCTGCAGGAACCGCCAGATAAAGGATGATGGTCCAGTCCGCAATTGATCTGAAGACGCTGTACTGATATTTCCATTCTGCCGAAAGCCTTTTAAAAAGGAGCCTGCTGCTAGTCATTTACATGCTCCTCTGAATACATATGGAAGCAATCGAACAGCGACCCGCCCGGCAGGCCGCATTGCTGCCTGATTTCATCCATGGTCCCTGATGCCGCGACCCTGCCTTTATTAATGATTATAAACCTGTCGCAAACCTTTTCGGCAGTGTCCAGAACATGGGTCGACATCAAAATGCCTGCACCCTTTTGGCGCTCCTTTTCGACTGATTCCAGGAAAAGCCTTGTTGCATTCGGATCCAGGCCGATGAAAGGCTCATCAATGATATATACAGAAGGGTTGATGATCAGAGAGAGGACCAGCATGGCCTTCTGCTGCATCCCTTTTGAATATGTATGGGGATAATCATGTGCATAGTCTGCCAGCTTATACAGCTCCAGCAGCTCTTCCGCCTGCTTCCTGTATTCCTGATCGCTGAGCCCTTCTACTGCAGCGATGAAGTCGAGATGCTCCCATAATGTAAGCTCGTCATAAAAGATGGGCCGCTCGGGAACATAAGAATATTTGATCCCCTCTTTAAAAACGGTTTCTCCTTCTGTATAATCCATTAGGCCAAGGATCGTTTTGATCGTAGTGCTCTTTCCCGCACCATTCGCCCCGATCAGGCCGATCAGCTCTCCTGAATGGACTTCAAATTGAATATCCTGCAGATATGGAGCCTCTTTGCTGTATCCCGCCTGTTTTATTTGCGCTGTTAATAGTTTCATTGTTTTCCCCCCGATATATATACGGCGAAGAGAAGGAAAAAGTTTCCTTGGTCAATCTGCAAGATAGATTGCATCACCTGTTCGGATCGGACCTGTACGCACCACTGAAGCATAGACGCCGAAATGATTGCTCCTTTCTTTGGCAACCATTTTCAGAAGGGCGGCATCCTTACCGGCATCCTCCGGATCGACTGTGATGATCTGGCATCTTTCACAATGACGCTTAATCATGATAGCGGATCCTCCGCTGCCGATGATCAGCTTTTTCCCAAACCAGCTTTCTTCTGCAAAGGGAACAGATCCTTCAATATCAAGGATAATATTGGCCCGGAAGCGCCGGTGATCAACTTCTCTGCCCCGCATTTCACCGAGCTTTCTCAATGAAGCGGCGGAAACGAGCTGCAGATGCTCCTCTTCTATTGGACCTAAAGGTATACTCTTTGGCGAGTATTGAATCTGCTCAGTTTTTTTGCCTGTGAGGCTTTCTAAATAACCTGCTACGCGGGGATCGCCCCATTTGGCGCTACTTCCGTCAGGCATTCTGATGATGACTGCCGGAAACATGTTATCCTGTTCCTTTCCTGCAAAACGCGCTGAAAATGTGGCCATCTCGGGAGCCTGGGTAATGGTCAGGAATTTCCCGGGCCTCGACGTGTCCAGGAAAGCATGGCTCCTGTCTCCATATAATCCGTAAGACATCAGCCGCGTCTCTGCCACACTTTCACCGCCAAAGGATTTGACAGGGTGCCTGATGATTTCTTTAATCGTTCCCACCTTCATATCTCTCTCCCCTTTCCCGCTGTTTTTTTCCATATTATAGCACGGTGTTTGTTCAGACGGCAGACAACGCTTACTCGATAAACTCATGGTAAGCACCAAAAAACGCTGCTGAACTCTTCAGCAGCGTTCATTTCTTATTCATAATAAGGCTTAAGCACTTCCAATACTTCAGGGTTTCCGTATTCCTGAGCGTAATCATAGGCTGTAAGGCCCTCTGCATCTGTATATAACGGATCTGCCCCATATTCCAGAAGCAATTCAGCCATACTGGCATCATCTGCAAAAACCGCGCTCATTAAAGGCGTTGTGTCATAGGCATCCACTGTATTTGGATCAGCTCCGTGTTCTGCCAGGAGCCGGGCGGCATCGGCCTGTCCGCTGTACACGGCCCAGTGCAGGGCAGTTGAGCCTTCACTGTCAGCAGCATTAATGTCAGCTCCATTCCCAATCTGGTTTTCAATAGAGGCGAGGTCACTTGTCTCTGCAGCCTCCATCAGAGGCGTAATTCCTTCCACTTCTTCTACTGGTCCATCAATTGGCATATCTGAGAGCATATCAAGATTTTCGATTCCTTTTAAGCCAAACCATAGCCCTGTTCCGGCAAGGGCCAGAAAGAGCACAGCTGCGATAGAACCAATCCAGACAGTACTTCGCTTCTCTTTAAGCACCAGTGCCGTTTCCGGGGCAAAAAACTGTGCCAGTGCATGCAGCCTTTTCGGAAGATGCGGATGAGTGGAAAGCTTCTCATTCAGCCATATGAAAATGCCCTGCTCCGACTCGATCTGTTCCATATAGGTTTCCTGGTCGACCTTCTTATATAATTCTTTCCCGATGGCAAGCATTGTCAGCGCATTCCTGGAAGCTTCATAAGACTCAGTATAGTAGGCAGCATAGCGGTCACAGGTATACTCGCAAGCTCTTAAATACGCATTTCCCAAAAATGGCACCCACAGAGCAGGCAGCAGGAGGAAGCTGACTGTCACATGCCTTCGTTTCAGATGGGCAAACTCGTGTGCCAGTACAAACAATACCTCCTTCTCCGCTTTCTGCTCAATCAATTCAAAAATACCAGAATACAGCACCACCATATTTTTTCTGAAAAACCTGGATGCAAAAGCATTGAGAACCCCTTCGGATTCCACAATATAAATATCCGGGACTTTCGCAAGCCCCATCTGCCCGGCCACTGAAACCGCCTTTCCATACAGCTCTGGGAATTGCTTTTCCCCAAGCTTTACACCGTTCCTGCGGATTCCGGCCATCATCAGCCCGTGGAGAATGATGGTGGCAGTCAGCAAAATGGCCAGCATGATAATGCCAATAATAGTTATAGATAATAGCAAATACGTAAGGATGCCGAATAAAATGACAAAAGCAAAATAGAGACTTTCTTTTCTGTGTACGAGCTGTTCACGCAACGAATGATTCAAATAATTCCATCCCCTTCGGTTATCTGCATAAATTACTCATTGATTATAATGAATTTCCCCATTTGGGAATACAGGTAAATAGGCCCATTAAAAAAAAGCTGGTAAACACATATGCAGATACTTAAATGCATAGAGATGTAAAGAGAGCCAGGCATCATGCAAGTTTCTGATCAGGCAGGCACCAGTATGGAAATGGAGCCAATTTCAACCAAAATGTGTTAATCTTTTGTAAATTCAAGTATTAAAGTAGCATTATCAAGCAAGAAAGAGTACAATTATTGTAGAAGTATGACATCTAGAACATTCTTTAATGATTAGAAAAGGAGTTGTCTGGGGAAAAGAAAACTACATACCTTGAAGACATGTTTCTTCATCGAAGCTGTCGGTTGCAGGAATTTGCCAAAGGTTTGAAAAAAGGATAGGGAGTGGTTCTTTGAAACCTTCGACTAACCGGATGTTAAACCGCATTAAAGCCGTCTACATGTTTATTTGTAAGCGCGGAACTGTAACAACTCAGGAGCTTGTAGAGGAATTTGGTATTACTCCTCGCACCATACAACGAGATTTGAATGTCCTGGCCTATAATGATTTAGTCATCAGTCCGAGCAGAGGAAAATGGACGACGACGCAAAGAAAAGTTAAATTATCATCGTAAATACAGTCTCCCGGGCTCGGGGGATCCATAAACAAAAAAATCGCCCTTATCAGGCGATTTTTTTGTTACTTCACTTCATATTCCATCAGAGACTGCAGCTCTTCCTCTGTCAGCTCCCTGTACTCACCAAGCTCGAGCGTCTCATCAAGCCGCAGCGGCCCCATCGAAAGCCTCTGCAGATATACCACTTTCTTCCCTACAGCTTCAAACATTCTTTTGACTTGGTGAAACTTTCCCTCTGTGATCGTCAATTCGATATCAGACCGTTCTCCGGACTTCAGGATATTGAGCTCTCCCGGCTTTGTCGCATAGCCGTCATCCAGGATGACTCCTTTGCGGAAGGCAGTGACATCTTCTTCCGTCACTTCCTGGTCTATGACTGCAAAATACGTTTTCGGCACATGCTTCTTTGGGGAGAGCAGGCGGTGGGCCAGCTGGCCATCATTCGTAATCAAAAGCAGACCCTCCGTATCCTTATCAAGCCTTCCGACCGGAAAAGGTTCAAAGATCAGATCCTCTGCCTCAAGGAGATCAATGACCGTTTCATCTCTGTTATCTTCTGTTGCTGAAATGACGCCCGGCGGCTTGTTCATCATCAAATAAATAAATTCCCTGTATTCGACGGTTTCTCCGTTTATACGGATCAGATCTTTTTCAGGATCGACATGCTGCTTGGCATCTTTGATCTTTTCATCATTGACGGTCACCGAACCGTCCTTAAGCAGCTTTTTTACCTCTTTCCTGCTGCCGTATCCAAGATTGGCCAGCACTTTATCAATTCTCATCCTTCTTCCTCCTTAAAAATTTCAGTCCCGGGACCACTGCTTTTATCATAGACTGTACTATCTGGTTATTTACCTGAGTATAGTAGAACTTTTTACAAAATGAAAGGAGCGCTTCTTATTCACTATTTTCCCGTCTGCCCTTATCCCCTGCACCCTGTCTTCCGTACATCTCCTTCTTTTTTATCCCAGGGAGATGCCCAGATTCTGCAGCGCGTCATCGAGCTTGAACGCACCGTCGAGCAGCTTAACAAACAATGCAGCCGGTTCAACAGGAGGCTGAACCGCATTGAGCGCAGGCTCGGGCTCGGTGGATCCGCCCCAATCTACTATAATCCGGAGCTCTAGCACCCCTTCACGGAAAAAAATGAAAGGCCCCGCTTCGTGCTGCGGCGGCCTTTCGTTTGGCTTTATTAAAAGCGGAGGCGGAGCTTCTGTTTGATTTTCTCCACTCTTTGTCCAAATAGGAAATAAACAAGCCTTGTTCTGAAGGCCAAGTAAAAATAGATGGCTGCTCCAATGCCTGCACAAATGAAAATGATGATCAGCGACTGGATGGTAGAAGCCGGAGACAGGAATAATGTCAGCAGTTTATAGGATACTGCAGTTCCGGCAAACATGAATGCCGTGAACAGGATGATCAGCAGGCTCCTTCTGACGACCAGGCGGAATGGATATTCTGCATAGGTCCTGATGACATATAAATTGATCAGTATGGCTGCAGTGTATCCAAGGGTTGTAGCCAATACTGCTCCCTGTGTTTCCATCAGCTTGATGAGCGGAATATTCAGGCTCAGCTTGACGAGCAGACCGACAAGCAGGCTCAGAATCGTGAATCTCTGTTCATTGATGCCCTGCAGGATCGCCGCTGTAACGGAGAACAAGGAAAACAGCATCGCCACCGGGGCATACGTTCTCAAAACCTCTGTACCCAATTCCTTATGCTCGTAAAAGACAGTGAAAACCGGCTCAGCCAGCAGTGAAAGCCCCGCTGCGGCAGGCAATGTAAGAAAAAGGAGCACCTGGAATGTCTGGTTCAGCTGCTTGTTCAGGCTCATACGGTCATTATCTGTGAACGCCTTCGTTATGGCAGGGACAAGCGTCAGTGAAAAGGCCGTTGCCAGCGACACTGGGATGATCACCAGCTTATGCGCCTGAAAGTTCAGCACCGCCAGTGATGACTCAGCCTGCCCGGCAAGGCCAATTTCTGCCATCGCCCTGTTGAATGTGAGCTGGTCAATGATTTGAAACAAGGGGTTGGCAAGGCCGACAAAGATAAATGGTGCAGCATATATGAGAATTTCTTTATACATATCCTTCAGGGAAATATCCATCGTCCCTTTGTCTTGAAGGAGGAGGTCATCCAAATGGGATTTCCGTTTATACCAGTACCAGAACAGTACCGCAAGGCTGCCAATTGCTCCTATGAATGCAGCAAAAGTTGCCACGCTGACAGCTTTGACCAGGCTTCCGCCCATCCAGTTCAGGACAATATAGGCACCGGCAAGCAAAAAGACAATGCGGACAATCTGTTCAACAACCTGTGACACGGCAGACGGTCCCATCGATTGATGGCCCTGGAAGAATCCTCTGATTAAACTCATGAACGGGACAACAATCAAAGCAAAGCTTACTGCCCTGATGACAGTAATAACATCACTGACACTGGAGTCCAGATCAGAGTCAGGAATGAATAATTCTGCAAGGACCGGGGCCGAAAAATAAAGAATTAAAAATGAGAAAATCCCGCTGCAGAGCATGACGACAAGGCCGGACTTAAAAAGCTTTCTGCCGACAGCATACTCTTCAAGGGCATTATACTTGGCGATAAACTTGGAAACAGCAAGGGGGATCCCCGCTGTAGCAATGCTGATAAAAATCGTATACGGAACATAGGAGTACTGGTATAAAGCACTTCCATGGTCCCCTACAATCCGGTAGAACGGTATCACATAAAACAGGCCCAGAACCTTTGAAATAATGGTTCCGAGGGTTAAAATAAAGGTACCTCTTAAAAGCTTAGATGACATATAATCCCTTCCTAAAAAGAAAATCTTGCTTCATTCATCCATGCGGCCGGCATCATGCCGCAAGACCGCCAATTTTATCAGTTTCTGTCGAAATGTAAACACACTATTAGTAGTTTACCCTTCTTTCGCCCCCAAAGCTACTAGATTGCCGGGCGTCCCACCAGAAAAATACGCAGATCGGGCAGGCCCCGCCAGATTAGACGTGTTCCCCCTGAATAAATTTGCCTTTCCCTTCCGTTTGTACTAATGTTAAAAAAGCAAAAAGTAAATAAAGTTGGTGAAAAAATGTACGATGTAATTGTAATTGGAGGCGGTCCATCAGGCCTGATGGCTTCGATTGCGGCGGCAGAAAAGAGAATGAAAGTCCTTCTTATCGACAAGGGAAACAAACTTGGCAGAAAGCTCGCCATTTCAGGCGGAGGCCGCTGCAATGTTACGAACCGCCTGCCCATCGATGAGATCATAAAGCATATACCCGGCAACGGCAGGTTCTTATACAGCGCATTTTCTATTTTCAGCAACGAAGATATCATCAGCTTCTTCGAGGATATGGGCATCCAGCTGAAAGAGGAAGACCATGGCAGGATGTTCCCTGTCACAGACAAGGCCCAGTCGGTCGTTGATGCGCTCCTTTCAAAAATGAAGGAGCTCCGTGTCGAGGTGAAAACCGATTCACCGGTGGAGGATATTTCTTATGGGGAGAATGGGCATACAGTATTTCTGAAAAATGGAGCAAAGTATGATGCCAGGTCGCTGGTTATTGCGGTGGGAGGCAAGTCAGTCCCACATACCGGTTCTACAGGGGATGGCTACGCATGGGCGGAAAAAGCCGGACACACGATCACCGATCTGTTCCCGACAGAGGTGCCTGTCACTTCTTCTGAGCCATTTATAAAAAATAAAGTTCTGCAGGGGCTCGCTCTCAGGGATGCAGCTCTAAGTGTCCTGAATCCTAAAGGCAAGCCCCTTATCACCCATAAGATGGACATGCTCTTCACCCATTTCGGCGTAAGCGGCCCTGCCGTCCTGAGATGTTCGCAGTATGTGGTGAAAGCGATGAAGAAGTGGGATCTTAAACAAGTCGTATTAAGCCTTGATGCTGTTCCGGACCGGAAGGAAGAGCCGTTATTCCAGGAAGTGTCCTCCATCATAAAGGCTGATCCAAAAAAGAGCATTAAAAACATCCTGAAAGGACTTTTGCCGGAACGCTACCTGCTGTTCCTGCTCGATTGGAATGAAATCGATCCATCTGCTCAGGGCGGGACCATTTCGCATGAAAAGATCCGCCTGTTTGTAAAAAGCTGCAAGGCATTTCAATTTAAAGCCGATGGCACCCTTCCGATTGAAAAAGCATTCGTCACTGGCGGCGGTGTATCCACAAAAGAAATCGAACCGCAGACAATGGCCTCCAAGCTGATGCCCGGCCTCTACTTTTGCGGTGAAATCCTGGATATCCACGGCTATACCGGCGGCTATAACATCACCTCAGCGCTGGTGACAGGCAGGCTTGCCGGTTCCAATGCAGCAGAAGCTGCGTCCTATTAAAAAAACGGCCCATCTGTTCAGGACCGGTAAACAACCATGGCGGAAAAGCAGTAAATTTGTTCTTCTTCCTCTTCCTGGATGGCTGCAACATTATATTTAATATCGATCAGCCTGTTTTCATCAATCCGTTCCAGGAAATGGTTCATATCCTTTTCAAGATCTTTTTCATGCTCATGGTCAAAGAGCTTCACTTTAATCAACTTTGTCCCTCCTCAATTGCTTTTTTAAGAGTATGGACGAAATATTCAGAAACTATAACCATGATAAAAAGCTGCCTGCGACAGGCAGCTTTCTTCTTTACTTCGTTTCGCCTTTCCATT is a window from the Bacillus infantis NRRL B-14911 genome containing:
- the dat gene encoding D-amino-acid transaminase, giving the protein MEYAILNGELIERKDAKVDIEDRGYQFGDGVYEVIRVYNGKMFTAEEHLNRLSESCEKIGLNPGFTKEELKTKLEQLIGKNKIGFGTVYLQYSRGISPRNHAFPGSEVPAAFVAYTREAARPEENMKSGIKAILTEDIRWLRCDIKSLNLLGNLLAKQKAAQSGCFEAIQHRGHTVTEGSSSNIFIVSGDKLVTHPADHFILNGISRQKVLEISHENDIPFEEKAFTIDELLGADEIFISSTTAEVMPVIGIDGSPVKNGKPGELTQKLQGLFLEKIEKECGSIQTGALNS
- the pepV gene encoding dipeptidase PepV; the protein is MKNIDWQKEIEEREQAFLADTQKLLQIRSILDEENATEDAPLGKEVKEALDFMLELGSKDGFSVKNTGNLAGHIEFGSGEEIVGILCHVDVVPEGDGWTSDPFAAEIRDGKIFARGALDDKGPTMAAYYAMKIVKELGLPLSKKVRMIVGTDEESDWRCVDHYFKHEQMPDIGFAPDADFPIIYAEKGISDFDLVQESTAENQDGDVKAEVASFQSGRRYNMVPDYAKASLLVHHEQTEVLQRFVDFQKQHDLKGSYHVDNGELILEVEGISAHGMEPDNGKNAGLYLAKFLSELSIDSKAAQFFSFADRYFFKDSRGRQLGAAYSDDITGDLTINLGKISYSQAEGGRLGLNLRYPVTNDMALTKETVMAAAGKEGFRLENFTDSKPHHVDEDTFLIQTLKKVYEEQTGDEAKLISIGGGTYARSLKAGVAFGPLFPDREDIAHQKDEYMFIEDLVKAAAIYAQAIYELAK
- a CDS encoding ABC transporter permease gives rise to the protein MTSSRLLFKRLSAEWKYQYSVFRSIADWTIILYLAVPAAVISFFIYRSWWTEMPGWILMVPAAFLFLPGYIASWGGHYRTFIQEADKVFLIKNRKLYFGLKKGAFFYSLLAGACQAAFIAILLLPFLIGHYGFTMLYAVSYFLFFFSCRVFIMWLKQNLRKIEGKLLRILFSLASFVLLSWMVQLVFALWLGGNLLAFNMSAILLLALGSFLYNRNLSKTHTFDTEAAFEREERVKYTGLIFQLSYEVEMPSPSAVRKKPFLFRQSKRIFKKRTVSAGFLEVFIKVFLRNPSYWGNYLKIISPAVAAIVIIPPIWLKTLIAIGFLIMMFSWLQMVWGKITISHPLTKKYGERDAYFSARTKAVWALFLLSIILVILAAAGGLWLTGQMPAGSLSL
- a CDS encoding ABC transporter ATP-binding protein encodes the protein MKLLTAQIKQAGYSKEAPYLQDIQFEVHSGELIGLIGANGAGKSTTIKTILGLMDYTEGETVFKEGIKYSYVPERPIFYDELTLWEHLDFIAAVEGLSDQEYRKQAEELLELYKLADYAHDYPHTYSKGMQQKAMLVLSLIINPSVYIIDEPFIGLDPNATRLFLESVEKERQKGAGILMSTHVLDTAEKVCDRFIIINKGRVAASGTMDEIRQQCGLPGGSLFDCFHMYSEEHVND
- a CDS encoding MOSC domain-containing protein — its product is MKVGTIKEIIRHPVKSFGGESVAETRLMSYGLYGDRSHAFLDTSRPGKFLTITQAPEMATFSARFAGKEQDNMFPAVIIRMPDGSSAKWGDPRVAGYLESLTGKKTEQIQYSPKSIPLGPIEEEHLQLVSAASLRKLGEMRGREVDHRRFRANIILDIEGSVPFAEESWFGKKLIIGSGGSAIMIKRHCERCQIITVDPEDAGKDAALLKMVAKERSNHFGVYASVVRTGPIRTGDAIYLAD
- a CDS encoding M48 family metallopeptidase — protein: MNHSLREQLVHRKESLYFAFVILFGILTYLLLSITIIGIIMLAILLTATIILHGLMMAGIRRNGVKLGEKQFPELYGKAVSVAGQMGLAKVPDIYIVESEGVLNAFASRFFRKNMVVLYSGIFELIEQKAEKEVLFVLAHEFAHLKRRHVTVSFLLLPALWVPFLGNAYLRACEYTCDRYAAYYTESYEASRNALTMLAIGKELYKKVDQETYMEQIESEQGIFIWLNEKLSTHPHLPKRLHALAQFFAPETALVLKEKRSTVWIGSIAAVLFLALAGTGLWFGLKGIENLDMLSDMPIDGPVEEVEGITPLMEAAETSDLASIENQIGNGADINAADSEGSTALHWAVYSGQADAARLLAEHGADPNTVDAYDTTPLMSAVFADDASMAELLLEYGADPLYTDAEGLTAYDYAQEYGNPEVLEVLKPYYE
- a CDS encoding DeoR family transcriptional regulator; this translates as MKPSTNRMLNRIKAVYMFICKRGTVTTQELVEEFGITPRTIQRDLNVLAYNDLVISPSRGKWTTTQRKVKLSS
- a CDS encoding pseudouridine synthase; the protein is MRIDKVLANLGYGSRKEVKKLLKDGSVTVNDEKIKDAKQHVDPEKDLIRINGETVEYREFIYLMMNKPPGVISATEDNRDETVIDLLEAEDLIFEPFPVGRLDKDTEGLLLITNDGQLAHRLLSPKKHVPKTYFAVIDQEVTEEDVTAFRKGVILDDGYATKPGELNILKSGERSDIELTITEGKFHQVKRMFEAVGKKVVYLQRLSMGPLRLDETLELGEYRELTEEELQSLMEYEVK
- a CDS encoding putative polysaccharide biosynthesis protein, whose amino-acid sequence is MSSKLLRGTFILTLGTIISKVLGLFYVIPFYRIVGDHGSALYQYSYVPYTIFISIATAGIPLAVSKFIAKYNALEEYAVGRKLFKSGLVVMLCSGIFSFLILYFSAPVLAELFIPDSDLDSSVSDVITVIRAVSFALIVVPFMSLIRGFFQGHQSMGPSAVSQVVEQIVRIVFLLAGAYIVLNWMGGSLVKAVSVATFAAFIGAIGSLAVLFWYWYKRKSHLDDLLLQDKGTMDISLKDMYKEILIYAAPFIFVGLANPLFQIIDQLTFNRAMAEIGLAGQAESSLAVLNFQAHKLVIIPVSLATAFSLTLVPAITKAFTDNDRMSLNKQLNQTFQVLLFLTLPAAAGLSLLAEPVFTVFYEHKELGTEVLRTYAPVAMLFSLFSVTAAILQGINEQRFTILSLLVGLLVKLSLNIPLIKLMETQGAVLATTLGYTAAILINLYVIRTYAEYPFRLVVRRSLLIILFTAFMFAGTAVSYKLLTLFLSPASTIQSLIIIFICAGIGAAIYFYLAFRTRLVYFLFGQRVEKIKQKLRLRF
- a CDS encoding BaiN/RdsA family NAD(P)/FAD-dependent oxidoreductase, giving the protein MYDVIVIGGGPSGLMASIAAAEKRMKVLLIDKGNKLGRKLAISGGGRCNVTNRLPIDEIIKHIPGNGRFLYSAFSIFSNEDIISFFEDMGIQLKEEDHGRMFPVTDKAQSVVDALLSKMKELRVEVKTDSPVEDISYGENGHTVFLKNGAKYDARSLVIAVGGKSVPHTGSTGDGYAWAEKAGHTITDLFPTEVPVTSSEPFIKNKVLQGLALRDAALSVLNPKGKPLITHKMDMLFTHFGVSGPAVLRCSQYVVKAMKKWDLKQVVLSLDAVPDRKEEPLFQEVSSIIKADPKKSIKNILKGLLPERYLLFLLDWNEIDPSAQGGTISHEKIRLFVKSCKAFQFKADGTLPIEKAFVTGGGVSTKEIEPQTMASKLMPGLYFCGEILDIHGYTGGYNITSALVTGRLAGSNAAEAASY
- a CDS encoding sporulation protein Cse60, with protein sequence MIKVKLFDHEHEKDLEKDMNHFLERIDENRLIDIKYNVAAIQEEEEEQIYCFSAMVVYRS